The Acidobacteriota bacterium genome includes the window CGTCTGGGACAAGGCTGCCACCATCCGCTTCCGGCGGCCGGGCCGCGGCACCATGCGGGCGCGCTTCGAAATTCCCCTGGAACGCGAGCAGGAAATCCGCGCCGCGGCGGACGCCGAGGGCAAGGTAGAGCCGGTGTTCAAGGCCGAGGTCTTGGACCAGGAGGGCGAGGTGGTCGCCGAGGTGGAGAAGCTCCTCTACGTGCGGCGCAAGGATGCGCGGCTAGAGGACTCGAAGCCGCCGGAGGGAAACGAGGAAGAAGCTTAGTAGAGCGGCCGGCGGCGGCAACCAAGCCTTCAGCCTGGTGGACTGGCGTCCTATCATTTTAATAACATCTTGCCCTTTTTGTATCCCGCTAGTTGCTGCAAAATCAACTTCTAATCTACCGTACAAAATAGCTATCCAACGCATAGGTAAACGCATTGCTTGTGGCGTACTTA containing:
- a CDS encoding DUF4442 domain-containing protein, with amino-acid sequence MTTKQRWLFWLMRFYPPFLGAGIRVCTVRDDLRLIETEMKLHWWNRNYVGTHFGGSLFAMCDPFYMVMLVELLGRDYIVWDKAATIRFRRPGRGTMRARFEIPLEREQEIRAAADAEGKVEPVFKAEVLDQEGEVVAEVEKLLYVRRKDARLEDSKPPEGNEEEA